The Calliphora vicina chromosome 3, idCalVici1.1, whole genome shotgun sequence genome contains a region encoding:
- the sNPF-R gene encoding neuropeptide Y receptor type 2: MTALYTTPASELVTATWSALVAQRANTTEPFMATRSVYHPPHPNLMGDLNTMTFSTNAPVPEAERDDVINNNFVQIFFCILYSTVFVLGVFGNVLVCYVVLRNRAMQTVTNIFITNLALSDILLCVLAVPFTPLYTFMGRWAFGRTLCHLVPFAQGCSIYISTLTLTSIAIDRYFVIIYPFHPRMKLSTCIAIIVSIWVISLLATLPYGMYVRVFSEENMQGNVTLEAANISLPFNFTSPSANITYAAQRNFDAHMQVVNSNNNLVAGEAAAFSPSFCEENWPSERYRKVFGSVTTILQFVLPFIIISICYIWISVKLNARARAKPGSKSSRKEEADRDRKKRTNRMLICMVSVFGLSWLPINLVNIFDDFYVKSNEWPFYTLLFFVAHSIAMSSTCYNPFLYAWLNENFRKEFKHVLPCFNPSNNNIINITRGYNRSDRNTCGPRLHHGNGGGGTATRGSSLDNDEQDDGNAITQDTCITKDKLLIIPREPTYGNGNSALSPCLERGVNVSLVQCSKQVEILLNDNDIRHHHHHRHRRNHRDDDDIDSGDEQTIEMRFNETPFISSDNTTGISIMETSTSNDRSGSSERDYRCN, from the coding sequence ATGACCGCCTTATATACAACACCCGCCTCAGAACTGGTCACAGCCACTTGGTCTGCCCTAGTGGCACAACGTGCCAATACCACCGAACCCTTTATGGCCACCAGAAGTGTATACCATCCGCCACATCCCAATTTGATGGGCGACTTGAATACCATGACTTTCTCCACCAATGCTCCAGTACCTGAAGCTGAGCGAGACGatgttattaataataattttgtacaaATCTTTTTCTGCATCCTTTACTCAACGGTCTTTGTTTTGGGTGTCTTTGGCAATGTCCTGGTTTGCTATGTGGTGCTGCGCAACCGGGCCATGCAAACAGTGACAAATATATTCATTACAAATCTGGCTTTATCCGATATACTATTGTGTGTATTGGCGGTGCCGTTTACGCCTCTATACACTTTCATGGGCCGTTGGGCCTTTGGCCGCACCTTGTGTCATTTGGTGCCATTTGCCCAGGGTTGTAGCATTTACATATCTACACTAACCTTAACTTCCATAGCCATAGATCGCTATTTTGTGATAATATATCCGTTTCATCCGCGCATGAAACTCTCCACCTGCATTGCCATTATAGTCAGCATCTGGGTGATATCGCTGCTGGCCACTCTGCCGTATGGCATGTATGTCCGTGTATTTTCTGAGGAAAATATGCAGGGCAATGTGACCTTGGAGGCAGCGAATATAAGCTTGCCGTTTAATTTCACCTCTCCTTCCGCCAATATTACCTATGCAGCCCAGCGTAATTTTGATGCCCACATGCAGGTGGTCAACTCCAATAATAATCTGGTAGCTGGGGAAGCTGCCGCCTTTTCGCCCAGCTTCTGTGAGGAGAATTGGCCCTCGGAACGTTATCGCAAAGTGTTTGGTTCTGTTACAACTATTCTACAATTCGTTTTGCCCTTCATCATTATATCCATTTGCTATATATGGATTTCTGTAAAACTAAATGCCCGTGCCAGGGCCAAACCGGGTTCAAAGTCCTCACGCAAAGAAGAGGCCGATAGAGATCGTAAGAAGCGCACAAATCGCATGTTAATTTGCATGGTCAGTGTATTTGGTCTCTCCTGGCTGCCCATTAATTTGGTTAATATATTCGACGATTTCTATGTAAAATCCAATGAATGGCCTTTCTATACGTTGCTGTTCTTTGTTGCCCACTCCATAGCCATGTCATCCACCTGCTATAATCCCTTTCTGTATGCCTGGTTAAATGAGAATTTCCGCAAAGAATTTAAACATGTCTTACCCTGCTTTAACCCCTCCAATAACAATATTATCAACATCACCAGAGGCTATAATCGTTCGGATCGCAATACCTGTGGACCGCGTTTGCATCATGGCAATGGTGGTGGCGGCACTGCCACCCGCGGCAGTAGTCTAGACAATGATGAACAAGATGATGGCAATGCCATTACCCAAGACACCTGCATTACCAAGGATAAATTGCTGATTATACCCCGTGAACCCACCTATGGAAATGGTAATTCTGCCTTGTCACCCTGCCTGGAGCGTGGCGTTAATGTGTCGCTGGTGCAGTGCAGCAAACAGGTGGAGATTTTATTGAATGACAACGATATTAgacatcatcatcaccatcgaCATCGTCGTAATCATAGAGACGATGATGATATCGATTCGGGTGATGAGCAAACAATCGAGATGCGTTTCAACGAGACCCCCTTTATTAGTTCGGATAATACGACCGGCATTAGTATTATGGAGACGAGTACGAGCAATGATCGTAGCGGCAGTAGTGAAAGAGATTATCGATGTAACTGA